From a single Amphiprion ocellaris isolate individual 3 ecotype Okinawa chromosome 18, ASM2253959v1, whole genome shotgun sequence genomic region:
- the mapk8b gene encoding mitogen-activated protein kinase 8 isoform X3, protein MNRNKREKEYYSIDVGDSTFMVLKRYQNLRPIGSGAQGIVCSAYDHNLERNVAIKKLSRPFQNQTHAKRAYRELVLMKCVNHKNIIGLLNVFTPQKTLEEFQDVYLVMELMDANLCQVIQMELDHERLSYLLYQMLCGIKHLHAAGIIHRDLKPSNIVVKSDCTLKILDFGLARTAATGLLMTPYVVTRYYRAPEVILGMGYQANVDVWSVGCIMAEMVRGSVLFPGTDHIDQWNKVIEQLGTPSQEFLTKLNQSVRTYVENRPRYAGYSFEKLFPDVLFPADSEHNKLKASQARDLLSKMLVIDASKRISVDEALQHPYINVWYDPTEVEAPPPVITDKQLDEREHTVEEWKELIYKEVLDWEERTKNGVIRGQPASIAQVQQ, encoded by the exons ATGAACCGGAACAAGCGTGAAAAGGAGTACTACAGTATAGATGTGGGCGATTCAACTTTTATGGTTTTAAAGCGCTATCAGAACCTCAGACCCATCGGATCTGGAGCACAGGGTATTGTCTG TTCAGCGTACGACCACAACTTGGAGAGGAACGTCGCCATCAAGAAGCTGAGCCGGCCCTTTCAGAATCAAACTCATGCAAAACGGGCCTACAGAGAACTGGTGCTCATGAAATGTGTCAACCACAAGAAC ataatcGGCCTATTAAATGTATTCACACCACAGAAGACACTGGAAGAATTCCAAGATGT CTATCTAGTGATGGAGCTGATGGATGCCAACCTCTGTCAGGTGATTCAAATGGAGCTGGACCACGAGAGGCTGTCCTACCTGCTCTACCAGATGCTGTGTGGAATCAAACACCTGCACGCTGCAGGCATCATACACAGG GACCTGAAACCCAGTAACATTGTGGTGAAGTCTGACTGCACACTGAAGATCCTGGACTTCGGCCTGGCCAGGACGGCCGCCACCGGTCTCCTCATGACGCCCTACGTGGTGACCCGCTACTACCGCGCCCCCGAAGTCATCCTGGGCATGGGCTACCAGGCCAACG ttgaTGTCTGGTCTGTTGGCTGCATCATGGCTGAAATGGTCCGGGGTAGTGTGTTGTTTCCAGGCACTGATC ATATCGACCAGTGGAACAAGGTGATCGAGCAGCTGGGGACGCCGTCTCAGGAGTTCCTGACGAAGCTCAACCAGTCAGTGAGGACCTACGTGGAGAACCGGCCGCGGTACGCTGGCTACAGCTTCGAGAAGCTCTTCCCCGatgtcctgtttcctgcagactctgaacacaacaaactgaaag CGAGCCAAGCCCGAGACTTACTATCCAAGATGCTGGTAATAGATGCGTCAAAGCGGATCTCGGTGGACGAGGCTCTCCAGCACCCGTATATCAACGTGTGGTACGACCCGACTGAAGTGGAGGCA CCGCCACCCGTGATCACAGACAAGCAGCTGGATGAGAGAGAGCACACAGTGGAGGAATGGAAAG
- the mapk8b gene encoding mitogen-activated protein kinase 8 isoform X4 produces the protein MNRNKREKEYYSIDVGDSTFMVLKRYQNLRPIGSGAQGIVCSAYDHNLERNVAIKKLSRPFQNQTHAKRAYRELVLMKCVNHKNIIGLLNVFTPQKTLEEFQDVYLVMELMDANLCQVIQMELDHERLSYLLYQMLCGIKHLHAAGIIHRDLKPSNIVVKSDCTLKILDFGLARTAATGLLMTPYVVTRYYRAPEVILGMGYQANVDVWSVGCIMAEMVRGSVLFPGTDHIDQWNKVIEQLGTPSQEFLTKLNQSVRTYVENRPRYAGYSFEKLFPDVLFPADSEHNKLKASQARDLLSKMLVIDASKRISVDEALQHPYINVWYDPTEVEAPPPVITDKQLDEREHTVEEWKELIYKEVLDWEERTKNGVIRGQPASIVSVH, from the exons ATGAACCGGAACAAGCGTGAAAAGGAGTACTACAGTATAGATGTGGGCGATTCAACTTTTATGGTTTTAAAGCGCTATCAGAACCTCAGACCCATCGGATCTGGAGCACAGGGTATTGTCTG TTCAGCGTACGACCACAACTTGGAGAGGAACGTCGCCATCAAGAAGCTGAGCCGGCCCTTTCAGAATCAAACTCATGCAAAACGGGCCTACAGAGAACTGGTGCTCATGAAATGTGTCAACCACAAGAAC ataatcGGCCTATTAAATGTATTCACACCACAGAAGACACTGGAAGAATTCCAAGATGT CTATCTAGTGATGGAGCTGATGGATGCCAACCTCTGTCAGGTGATTCAAATGGAGCTGGACCACGAGAGGCTGTCCTACCTGCTCTACCAGATGCTGTGTGGAATCAAACACCTGCACGCTGCAGGCATCATACACAGG GACCTGAAACCCAGTAACATTGTGGTGAAGTCTGACTGCACACTGAAGATCCTGGACTTCGGCCTGGCCAGGACGGCCGCCACCGGTCTCCTCATGACGCCCTACGTGGTGACCCGCTACTACCGCGCCCCCGAAGTCATCCTGGGCATGGGCTACCAGGCCAACG ttgaTGTCTGGTCTGTTGGCTGCATCATGGCTGAAATGGTCCGGGGTAGTGTGTTGTTTCCAGGCACTGATC ATATCGACCAGTGGAACAAGGTGATCGAGCAGCTGGGGACGCCGTCTCAGGAGTTCCTGACGAAGCTCAACCAGTCAGTGAGGACCTACGTGGAGAACCGGCCGCGGTACGCTGGCTACAGCTTCGAGAAGCTCTTCCCCGatgtcctgtttcctgcagactctgaacacaacaaactgaaag CGAGCCAAGCCCGAGACTTACTATCCAAGATGCTGGTAATAGATGCGTCAAAGCGGATCTCGGTGGACGAGGCTCTCCAGCACCCGTATATCAACGTGTGGTACGACCCGACTGAAGTGGAGGCA CCGCCACCCGTGATCACAGACAAGCAGCTGGATGAGAGAGAGCACACAGTGGAGGAATGGAAAG